A stretch of DNA from Hydrogenophaga sp. SL48:
GCCCACGACACCGACAACAAGTGCCCCGCGAGGCCCAAAGCTGTTGGCGATAGCCGCGGTATCTCCGACCATCGAGCCGAACTCATTGCCTGAGCGGCGGCGGTATCTTCGTCCTCTGTAGCCCATCTAGCATCCTTTCAGACTTGTAGGCTTGGGTTTTATTCTGCGACTACTCAGAAGGGGGCGTAGGCATCCGCAGCTCAGTGAGCTTCCAGTCCGCGAAGCCACTCCGCTCGAACACCACCCCGAACTTCGCCGCCCCAGAGTCCTTCGCGTCCTGGGCATAGGCGATGACCTTGTTCATGCTGACTCGCTCAACATCCCACTTCGGCTCCTGCTTGGGTTCGCCAGGCTGTCTGGTCTCCGCCCTCCCGGGTTTCAGGCTGAGCTCGCCGTTGCTCATGGCCTTCATAACCAGCTCTGGCCGAACCATGGCGTCGATGAGGGGGTTGATGAGCGCAAGGGCCATCGCCGACCCCATCGCCTCGAACTGATTGCCTGTGCTGGCCCCGGTGCCAATCTTGTCAGCAACCATGGCGGCCATCTGCCCCTTGAGGCTCTCCCTCAGCTTGGGGTAGTCGACCTTCTCGTTGAAAGCATCCGCATTGCGGGCTTCGGCAGCTGCCCGCAGCGACTTCATGACCAAGTACGGCGAGTAGTGCCAATAGGCACCGATGCCGGCGGCAGCGACGGCGATTGCGGCTAGGGCCGCTTTATTTGATGCGAGGCTCATCTCACTCCCTGAATTGATTTTCGTGTTGAGTCTATCGAATCGTCTTTCGCAAGACGTCCAACCTTCGTTTGCAGCCCACCTTCGGGTTGAGGGAGAGTGCCAACTCGTAGGCGCCAATCGCGTCCCCGGTTCGATTCAGCCGCTCGAGCGCTTCACCTGCCAGCCGGTAGGCTCGTGCGGTCCAATCAGGATGCTTCCCTTCCACTTCGGCGAGCACGCCGTCAAGCACCTCAAGCGCCTTTGTTGCGGCATCGACGCCTGGGGTGGCTTCCAGGAGACGTTCGACCGCCATCGTCCTGGTGCCGTAGTCCCCCTTCGAAAGCTCGGCCGTCCTGAATTCGCCCGTATCGAGGAACGCGCCGGAAGCTGAGTAGGCAAACCAGCCCATGCCATCCGGATTGACCAGCAACCGGCTCAACTGCCCCGCGACGACTTCGAATCGGT
This window harbors:
- a CDS encoding DUF2939 domain-containing protein; this encodes MSLASNKAALAAIAVAAAGIGAYWHYSPYLVMKSLRAAAEARNADAFNEKVDYPKLRESLKGQMAAMVADKIGTGASTGNQFEAMGSAMALALINPLIDAMVRPELVMKAMSNGELSLKPGRAETRQPGEPKQEPKWDVERVSMNKVIAYAQDAKDSGAAKFGVVFERSGFADWKLTELRMPTPPSE